A window of Polaribacter litorisediminis contains these coding sequences:
- a CDS encoding glycosyltransferase family 2 protein has translation MKEPLLTASLVVYHNAKEDIKKVIDSFLGYGSKSVLFIIDNSANDSLKVLCDNSRVVYVFNDKNIGFGAAHNIAFNKAYQLESEYHILLNPDVYFKPSIIKDLIHKAASDLSIGLLMPKVIYPNGNTQHLCKLIPSPKDLILRRFIPFKGMKKRLENRYELRFFSYDEEAEIPVLSGCFMMIRTSILKTVNGFDDRFFMYLEDVDLCRRVSGVSRLVYYPKVSIVHNYEKGSYKSKKLLSYHIQSAIKYFNKWGWFFDAERSKINHKTLLKLNYKK, from the coding sequence ATGAAAGAACCTTTGCTAACAGCATCTCTCGTAGTCTATCACAACGCTAAAGAAGATATCAAAAAAGTGATCGATTCCTTTTTGGGATACGGATCTAAATCAGTGCTGTTTATTATTGATAATTCTGCCAATGATTCACTGAAAGTGCTTTGTGATAATTCGAGAGTTGTCTATGTTTTTAATGATAAAAATATAGGTTTTGGTGCTGCGCATAATATTGCTTTTAATAAAGCCTATCAACTAGAAAGTGAATATCATATTTTATTAAACCCTGATGTCTATTTTAAACCTTCCATTATAAAGGATTTAATTCATAAGGCAGCATCAGATCTTTCCATTGGATTGTTAATGCCAAAAGTGATTTATCCAAACGGGAATACTCAGCATCTTTGTAAATTGATTCCGTCTCCTAAAGACCTTATTTTAAGACGTTTTATTCCTTTTAAAGGGATGAAAAAGAGACTCGAAAATAGATACGAATTGCGTTTCTTTTCATACGATGAAGAGGCAGAAATTCCAGTATTATCAGGTTGTTTTATGATGATAAGAACTTCTATACTAAAAACGGTAAATGGTTTTGATGATCGTTTTTTTATGTATTTAGAAGATGTTGATTTATGTCGCAGAGTAAGCGGGGTTAGTCGTTTAGTTTATTATCCAAAAGTATCGATTGTTCATAATTACGAAAAGGGATCTTACAAAAGCAAAAAACTATTATCATATCACATACAATCTGCCATCAAATATTTTAATAAATGGGGTTGGTTTTTTGATGCTGAGCGATCCAAAATTAATCATAAAACATTGCTGAAACTAAATTACAAAAAATAA
- a CDS encoding acetyltransferase (WbbJ; catalyzes the transfer of the O-acetyl moiety to the O antigen; part of the lipopolysaccharide biosynthetic pathway): MFFSNARLIRLPFDIRNKRYIKIGDHFTTGFGCRIEAFPLNKKNGICLTIGKNVEINDYVHIAAVQSVHIGDNVLMASKIYISDCLHGSYSGNENDDHPNTPPNDRKFSAKSIIINDNVWLGEFVTVLPGVTIGKGTIVGANSVVAKSLPDYVVAVGIPAKPIKSFNFESQRWEKYIS, translated from the coding sequence TTGTTTTTTAGCAATGCAAGGTTAATTAGACTTCCTTTTGATATCAGGAATAAAAGGTACATCAAAATTGGAGATCATTTTACAACAGGTTTTGGTTGTAGAATTGAAGCTTTTCCCTTGAATAAGAAGAATGGAATTTGTTTGACCATAGGTAAAAATGTCGAAATAAATGACTATGTGCATATCGCTGCGGTGCAGTCCGTGCATATTGGAGATAATGTGTTAATGGCAAGTAAAATATATATTTCAGATTGTTTACATGGCAGTTATTCAGGTAATGAGAACGATGATCATCCAAATACACCGCCGAATGATAGAAAATTTTCTGCAAAAAGTATTATCATTAATGATAATGTATGGCTTGGAGAATTTGTAACTGTCCTTCCTGGAGTTACTATTGGTAAAGGTACTATTGTAGGTGCAAACTCTGTAGTTGCCAAAAGTTTACCTGATTATGTTGTTGCTGTGGGCATTCCGGCAAAACCTATCAAGAGTTTTAATTTTGAGTCTCAGCGATGGGAAAAATACATTTCATAG
- a CDS encoding glycosyltransferase, which translates to MVKKNIVISGINLFEGGTLSIIKDCLTFLNTSNYVKNYNFIALVHKNSLFDTREYMNIRFIEFPKSRKSYFYRLYYEYIYFNKLAKEHQVFFWLSLHDMTPNVGTIPQAVYCHNVTPFNTVNLSDIYLQPVQFFFRLFYKYLYQINIKRNKFVIVQQLWIKHQFKEMFGLKENQIITAPPEITKITQRFLEKSNIEIAKKEPTRKVFFFPTFPRTFKNIEVICKAMELMSKLKNIDINVMITIDGSENKYAKTIVEKYQHIKTLKFIGLIKREEVYEYYSKCDGLIFPSKLESWGLPLSEFKQFNKPMFVSNLPYAKETVGHYDFVCFFNPDDAVQLSKLFINAAKNKLLFHETKAVQYEQPFVKGWNELFALLIK; encoded by the coding sequence ATGGTAAAAAAAAATATTGTAATCTCTGGTATTAATCTTTTTGAAGGAGGTACCTTATCCATTATCAAAGATTGTTTAACTTTTTTAAATACAAGCAATTATGTAAAGAACTACAACTTTATCGCTTTAGTGCATAAAAATAGTTTGTTTGATACAAGGGAGTATATGAATATAAGGTTTATTGAATTCCCAAAATCAAGAAAGTCTTATTTTTATCGTCTGTATTATGAGTATATTTATTTCAACAAATTAGCAAAAGAGCATCAAGTTTTTTTTTGGTTGTCTTTGCATGATATGACACCGAATGTTGGTACAATACCACAAGCAGTATATTGTCATAATGTAACTCCTTTTAATACAGTAAATTTAAGTGATATTTATCTGCAACCTGTTCAATTTTTTTTTAGATTGTTTTATAAATACTTGTATCAAATAAATATTAAAAGAAATAAATTTGTCATCGTGCAACAGTTATGGATTAAACATCAATTTAAAGAAATGTTTGGCCTAAAAGAAAATCAAATTATAACAGCACCACCAGAAATCACAAAAATAACGCAAAGATTTTTAGAGAAAAGCAACATAGAAATCGCAAAAAAAGAGCCGACCCGAAAAGTATTCTTTTTTCCCACATTCCCCAGAACTTTTAAAAATATTGAAGTGATTTGTAAAGCCATGGAATTAATGTCAAAATTAAAAAATATAGACATAAATGTTATGATAACGATTGACGGTTCAGAAAATAAGTATGCTAAAACAATCGTTGAAAAATATCAACATATAAAAACCCTTAAATTTATTGGGTTGATAAAAAGAGAAGAGGTGTATGAATATTATTCTAAATGCGATGGTTTAATCTTTCCTTCTAAATTAGAAAGTTGGGGGTTACCTTTAAGTGAATTTAAACAGTTTAACAAGCCTATGTTTGTTTCTAATTTGCCGTATGCAAAGGAAACAGTGGGTCATTATGATTTTGTATGTTTTTTTAATCCGGATGATGCTGTTCAATTATCAAAATTATTTATAAATGCTGCAAAAAATAAATTGTTGTTCCATGAAACCAAAGCGGTTCAGTACGAGCAACCTTTTGTTAAAGGATGGAACGAATTATTTGCACTACTCATAAAATAA
- a CDS encoding EpsG family protein, with the protein MSIYIFTLVVLLIFSFFELRTNLLDIQQKVMAVFVFCLFVFQVGLRWQTGTDWEPYLEHFNLVNSISDIYYSSSGFERGYNLFVFIIKLFWNNYSVFLFAHAFIYYFLIFSAFKKLTPYFFISLFVFYATTMGVMGSNRQLIALGICLFSLRYLFNKSTLKFFLFIGLAFLFHRSAILFIVYYFLNINIKRSWLFTILIISFIIGKTNLPILAFSFAGNILGDVGAYKVMFYGSTYEEEARSLSLLGLLKRLLFFGLFLYNYTFLTLKLPYYKIIFNGYFVGLVIYALFSSSLIILVNRGSLYFSVMECLLLASQFILLKDKHYTVHFLILLFIVSYFLLLQSIAGYSDLFLPYKGLFINSDVFRYRLE; encoded by the coding sequence ATGAGCATATACATTTTTACGCTAGTCGTTTTATTGATTTTTTCATTTTTTGAATTAAGAACAAATTTGTTGGATATTCAGCAAAAAGTGATGGCCGTTTTTGTGTTTTGTCTTTTTGTTTTTCAAGTGGGTTTACGCTGGCAAACAGGCACCGATTGGGAGCCTTATTTAGAACATTTTAACCTAGTCAATTCCATTTCAGATATTTATTATTCTTCATCAGGTTTTGAACGTGGGTATAATTTGTTTGTTTTCATTATAAAACTTTTCTGGAATAATTATAGTGTATTCCTTTTTGCCCATGCATTTATTTATTATTTTTTAATTTTTTCTGCGTTTAAAAAATTAACACCCTACTTTTTTATATCCTTATTCGTTTTTTATGCGACTACTATGGGCGTTATGGGTTCTAATAGGCAATTAATTGCACTAGGAATTTGTTTATTTTCGTTGCGGTATCTGTTCAATAAAAGTACCCTTAAATTTTTTCTTTTTATTGGCCTCGCGTTTCTCTTTCATAGATCGGCAATTCTTTTTATTGTCTACTATTTTTTAAATATAAACATAAAGAGATCCTGGCTATTTACCATTTTAATTATTTCTTTTATTATTGGAAAAACAAATTTGCCTATTTTAGCTTTTTCTTTTGCCGGTAATATTCTTGGAGATGTTGGTGCCTATAAAGTAATGTTTTATGGCAGTACGTATGAGGAGGAAGCCCGATCACTAAGTCTATTAGGTTTATTAAAAAGGTTGTTATTTTTTGGTTTGTTCCTGTATAATTATACCTTTTTAACACTTAAATTGCCTTATTATAAAATAATCTTTAACGGATACTTTGTTGGTTTGGTTATTTATGCTTTATTTTCAAGTTCTTTAATAATTTTAGTGAATAGAGGGAGTTTATACTTTAGTGTCATGGAGTGTTTACTGTTGGCAAGCCAGTTTATTCTTTTAAAAGATAAACATTACACGGTTCATTTCTTAATTTTATTATTTATAGTTTCCTATTTTTTGTTATTGCAATCCATAGCCGGATATTCAGATTTATTTCTCCCGTATAAAGGTCTTTTTATCAACTCAGATGTGTTTAGATATCGACTCGAATAA
- a CDS encoding glycosyltransferase family 4 protein encodes MNQSFKNTKVVYLGFNNMLKHKRGVENVIDFQSKASVSAINYYIHWDDTTSVYKYKGLLCIGIKSNFLKFFVFNWLMIRIKRREKSIFIHSHNTLMSMFGILQTHLFTVHDALYYQHKAIKHTLKNIFYVLELYLYMRVNDVHFISKYSKKMSLFSGNENFVIIPNTSHLESAKMMGNSKKNLSLKPEFKPGAIKIFTVRSMEERARIDLLIELAQQLKHTDFEFFIAGKGPLYDFYKNQIESLSLKNIRLLGYVSDADLMEYYSKCDIVLIPAAYAEGFGLPIIEGYLFNKPVIASNRCAIPEVIISKEFLFENTVDSIIEKLNFAKLKLNGPYRAFYDNTFSNAHILSQLNAFYKNRM; translated from the coding sequence ATGAACCAAAGCTTTAAAAATACAAAAGTGGTGTATTTAGGTTTTAACAATATGTTAAAACATAAAAGAGGGGTAGAAAATGTCATAGATTTTCAATCAAAAGCAAGTGTCAGTGCCATAAATTATTATATCCACTGGGATGATACAACGAGTGTTTATAAATATAAAGGACTTTTATGTATCGGTATAAAAAGTAATTTTTTAAAATTTTTTGTGTTCAATTGGTTGATGATAAGAATTAAAAGAAGAGAAAAATCCATTTTTATACACTCACATAATACCTTAATGAGTATGTTTGGTATCTTGCAAACTCATTTATTTACCGTGCATGATGCTTTGTATTATCAACATAAAGCCATCAAACATACATTAAAAAATATTTTTTATGTATTAGAGCTTTATTTATATATGAGAGTGAATGATGTTCATTTTATCTCCAAATATTCAAAAAAAATGAGTTTGTTTTCTGGCAACGAAAACTTTGTAATTATTCCGAACACTTCACATCTTGAAAGCGCTAAAATGATGGGTAATAGTAAAAAGAACCTTTCACTAAAACCAGAATTTAAACCCGGCGCCATTAAAATATTTACGGTTAGAAGCATGGAAGAAAGAGCTAGAATTGACTTGCTGATTGAATTAGCCCAACAACTAAAGCATACTGATTTTGAGTTTTTCATTGCAGGAAAAGGACCTTTGTATGATTTTTATAAGAATCAAATCGAATCATTGAGTTTAAAAAATATTCGATTGTTAGGGTATGTAAGTGATGCCGATTTGATGGAATATTATTCAAAATGTGACATTGTATTAATACCTGCAGCGTATGCAGAAGGTTTTGGTTTGCCAATTATTGAAGGTTATTTATTTAATAAACCCGTAATTGCGTCCAATAGATGTGCCATTCCTGAAGTGATCATTTCTAAAGAATTTTTATTTGAGAATACCGTTGACAGTATTATTGAAAAATTAAATTTTGCAAAATTGAAATTGAATGGGCCTTACAGAGCATTTTATGATAACACATTTTCAAATGCCCATATTTTAAGTCAGTTGAATGCCTTCTATAAAAACCGAATGTAA
- a CDS encoding glycosyltransferase WbsX family protein: MKTKARVIAFYLPQYHPIPENDAWWGKGFTEWTNVGKAKALFKGHYQPRVPADLGYYDLRVPETRKAQADMARAYGVEGFIYWHYWFGNGKRLIERPFNEVLASGEPDFPFSLAWANETWKGFAHGMTNRNILIEQKYPGIADYTAHFYEVLPAFKDKRYITINNRPLFMIYKPLEPEVKVFMETWQKLALENGLERIYFVGHAIDAKIKVKDILANGFDAANSTRLFNYTLNHRTFGQKVYNRLNRVFRNVPLAYPYKTVSKYFITPEEDSLEKVFPTIIPGWDHTARSGREGLVLTNSTPAYFEKHVKGVVDIVDAKKSENKIIFLKSWNEWAEGNYMEPDLRWGKKYLEVLKKHIVK, translated from the coding sequence ATGAAAACAAAAGCACGTGTCATTGCATTTTATTTACCCCAATACCACCCAATACCAGAGAATGATGCTTGGTGGGGAAAAGGATTTACAGAATGGACCAATGTTGGTAAAGCAAAAGCGCTATTTAAAGGGCATTATCAGCCCCGAGTTCCTGCGGATTTAGGCTATTACGATTTAAGAGTTCCTGAAACACGAAAAGCACAAGCAGATATGGCGCGCGCTTATGGTGTGGAAGGTTTTATTTATTGGCATTACTGGTTTGGAAATGGTAAACGTTTAATTGAACGCCCTTTTAATGAAGTGTTAGCTTCTGGAGAGCCTGATTTTCCGTTTAGTTTAGCTTGGGCAAATGAAACCTGGAAAGGTTTTGCGCATGGCATGACCAATCGTAATATTTTAATAGAACAAAAATATCCTGGTATAGCAGATTATACAGCTCATTTTTATGAAGTGCTTCCGGCATTTAAGGATAAAAGATACATCACCATAAATAATAGACCGTTGTTTATGATTTACAAACCTTTAGAGCCAGAAGTGAAAGTTTTTATGGAAACCTGGCAAAAACTAGCGCTAGAAAATGGCTTAGAAAGAATTTATTTTGTGGGACATGCGATTGATGCTAAGATAAAGGTTAAAGATATATTGGCAAACGGGTTTGATGCTGCGAATAGCACAAGATTATTTAATTACACCTTAAATCATCGTACTTTTGGACAAAAAGTATACAATAGATTGAACAGAGTATTCAGAAATGTGCCTTTAGCATATCCATATAAAACCGTTTCAAAATATTTTATTACGCCCGAAGAAGATAGCCTAGAAAAAGTATTTCCAACCATCATACCAGGATGGGATCATACAGCTCGCAGTGGTCGGGAAGGTTTGGTATTAACCAATTCAACACCCGCATATTTTGAAAAACATGTAAAAGGCGTGGTAGATATTGTAGATGCTAAAAAATCAGAAAATAAAATCATATTTTTAAAATCATGGAATGAGTGGGCAGAAGGTAATTATATGGAGCCAGACTTGCGATGGGGCAAAAAGTATTTAGAGGTACTTAAAAAGCATATTGTCAAATAA
- a CDS encoding oligosaccharide flippase family protein: MSKNKLIKNTTIYALGDIIPRLIGFIALPILTQYLTPADYGIVNYVNTLNTFLLALGFLSINTYFLVFYYRCKSSEEQKKLLGNLSSFVILLNAILVALLLFFGEPLLHALGSNIDFYPYIVVAIFINFFNLFSILPSALFRVIEKPLPLTILNILRGVITFILTLVLVIYFNYTALGVLYANLIVNFIFAFIFLMMVRNHIIWNLNLTQIKKVLAFSLPLVPGSIAYYLTTISDRILIDRYLSLSDLGIYSIAATIAFILNIFSYGAYKAFEPYIFKNWGSKQFLAIFENIRNSFVYVLLIGVLCLSVFSKEFFILMTDIKFHEAYWYVPLIIIGVYSASLSMLYGTIITAKEKTKINSLISMIGATISVTLNMIFLPKYGLFTAAIVSSFAMTVMLSISIWYAKLNISHYRPIGSLLLVAVSIYILVYILKIDDILFSIALKSMALLVVIFGLSIILSINPIKMIKGFIKK; the protein is encoded by the coding sequence ATGAGTAAAAATAAGTTAATTAAAAACACCACTATTTACGCTTTAGGAGATATTATTCCTAGACTTATTGGTTTTATAGCCCTACCAATTCTTACCCAATATTTAACGCCGGCTGATTACGGTATTGTAAACTACGTAAACACTTTAAATACCTTTTTATTGGCGCTAGGATTTTTGAGCATCAATACCTATTTTTTGGTTTTTTATTATCGATGTAAATCTTCTGAAGAACAAAAAAAATTATTAGGAAATTTATCTTCTTTTGTTATTTTATTAAATGCGATACTGGTAGCTCTTTTACTGTTTTTTGGCGAACCTCTTTTGCACGCCTTAGGTAGTAATATTGATTTTTACCCTTATATAGTTGTGGCCATTTTTATCAATTTTTTTAATTTATTTTCTATCCTTCCCTCTGCACTTTTTAGAGTCATAGAAAAACCTTTACCGTTAACAATATTAAATATTTTAAGAGGTGTCATCACCTTTATTTTAACCTTAGTGCTAGTTATATATTTTAACTACACCGCCTTGGGAGTTTTATATGCGAATTTAATTGTTAATTTTATTTTTGCATTTATTTTCTTAATGATGGTGCGTAATCATATTATTTGGAATTTAAATTTAACACAAATAAAAAAGGTTTTGGCATTTTCACTGCCCCTCGTTCCAGGATCCATCGCATATTACCTTACAACAATTTCAGATCGAATATTAATTGACAGATATTTAAGCCTTAGCGACTTAGGAATATATAGTATTGCAGCCACAATTGCATTCATACTCAATATATTTTCTTATGGCGCATACAAAGCTTTTGAACCCTATATTTTTAAAAATTGGGGAAGTAAGCAATTCTTAGCTATTTTTGAAAACATACGGAATAGTTTTGTTTATGTTTTATTAATTGGTGTGCTTTGTTTAAGCGTCTTTTCTAAAGAATTTTTTATATTAATGACAGATATTAAATTTCATGAAGCCTATTGGTATGTACCTCTTATTATCATTGGCGTTTATAGCGCATCGTTGAGCATGTTATACGGAACCATAATTACGGCGAAAGAAAAGACAAAAATAAACTCGCTCATAAGTATGATTGGTGCAACGATAAGTGTAACTTTAAATATGATTTTTTTACCAAAATATGGCTTGTTCACGGCTGCTATTGTTTCAAGTTTTGCAATGACTGTAATGTTATCTATATCCATTTGGTATGCAAAACTTAACATAAGCCATTATCGACCCATTGGTAGTTTATTGCTGGTAGCAGTATCCATTTATATTTTGGTTTATATCCTTAAAATTGATGATATACTGTTTTCCATAGCCTTAAAATCTATGGCTTTATTAGTTGTTATTTTTGGGTTATCTATAATCCTTTCCATCAATCCAATTAAAATGATAAAAGGTTTTATCAAAAAATAA
- a CDS encoding class I SAM-dependent methyltransferase — translation MIEQYEIKKNELYFSNIRKDVISFIGTHKDLIVLEVGTGTGATLTELKQTGVAKEIHAYDLVDVCENKEYFDSFTIDNVEQQKELPFKKKYFDAIILADVLEHLLDAENTIATLLPYLKKDGSIYVSLPNFRYANALYKVVVKGSFEYEDYGIFDKTHLRFFCKKDMKKLFESFPELKIDKIESNLKSIKCKRTTLNMLTFGIFEEFLSLQFFLKVSLK, via the coding sequence ATGATAGAACAATATGAAATAAAGAAAAATGAACTTTACTTTTCTAATATTCGGAAAGATGTAATTTCATTTATAGGTACACATAAAGATTTGATTGTGTTAGAAGTTGGCACAGGAACAGGAGCAACCTTAACCGAACTAAAACAAACAGGTGTTGCCAAAGAAATACATGCCTATGATTTAGTCGATGTTTGCGAAAATAAGGAGTATTTCGATTCATTTACAATAGACAATGTTGAACAACAAAAAGAGCTACCATTCAAAAAAAAATACTTTGATGCTATTATTTTAGCAGATGTACTTGAGCATTTATTAGATGCAGAAAATACAATTGCCACCTTGTTGCCTTATTTAAAAAAGGATGGTTCTATATACGTAAGCCTTCCAAATTTTCGTTACGCAAATGCCTTATATAAAGTAGTGGTAAAAGGTAGTTTTGAGTATGAAGATTATGGGATATTTGATAAGACTCATTTGAGATTTTTTTGTAAAAAAGACATGAAAAAATTATTTGAATCTTTTCCAGAGTTAAAGATAGATAAGATAGAATCAAACTTAAAGAGTATAAAATGTAAAAGAACTACATTGAATATGTTAACATTTGGCATTTTTGAAGAATTTTTGAGCTTACAGTTTTTTTTAAAAGTAAGTTTAAAATAG
- the pseI gene encoding pseudaminic acid synthase, whose product MKIGSIEIHKNSPIFIIAELSANHNGSLTTAIETVRAAKRAGADCIKLQTYTADTMTIASDKDDFIVKGTIWENQNLHELYQKAYTPWEWQEELMQVAKEEGLVCFSSPFDASSVEFLENLKVPAYKIASFEITDIPLIELVASKGKPVIMSTGIAEKEDIALALEACKRMGNNNIALLKCTSSYPAPIEEANLCMIKDLADRYGVISGLSDHTMGSTVPVVAAALGAKIIEKHFILDRSIGGPDASFSMNEEEFTAMVKAVREAESAIGVVDYTLTAKQRHGRDFCRSLYVVEDIKVGEIITEKNMRSIRPGFGMHPKYYQEILGKKVQVDIERGTPLSFNMLADGLA is encoded by the coding sequence ATGAAAATAGGAAGTATAGAAATACATAAAAATTCACCAATATTTATTATTGCAGAATTATCTGCAAATCATAATGGAAGTTTAACGACCGCTATTGAAACAGTAAGAGCTGCAAAACGAGCGGGCGCAGATTGTATAAAATTACAAACATATACAGCTGATACCATGACGATTGCTTCAGATAAGGACGATTTTATTGTAAAAGGTACCATTTGGGAAAATCAAAATCTACACGAATTATACCAAAAAGCATATACCCCATGGGAATGGCAAGAAGAGTTGATGCAAGTTGCCAAAGAAGAAGGTTTGGTTTGTTTTTCTTCACCATTTGATGCAAGCTCTGTGGAGTTTTTAGAGAATTTAAAGGTTCCAGCGTATAAAATAGCCTCGTTTGAGATTACAGATATTCCGTTGATAGAATTAGTAGCATCCAAAGGGAAACCAGTTATTATGTCTACAGGAATTGCAGAAAAAGAAGACATAGCGTTAGCGCTTGAAGCTTGCAAAAGAATGGGGAATAATAACATTGCTTTGTTAAAATGTACTTCTAGTTATCCTGCGCCAATAGAAGAGGCAAATCTATGTATGATTAAAGATTTAGCGGATCGTTACGGGGTTATTAGTGGCTTATCTGATCATACCATGGGAAGCACGGTACCCGTTGTGGCAGCAGCTTTAGGAGCTAAAATTATAGAAAAACATTTTATATTAGATCGCTCAATCGGTGGGCCAGACGCTTCTTTTTCGATGAATGAAGAAGAGTTTACTGCTATGGTAAAAGCGGTAAGAGAAGCAGAAAGTGCTATTGGTGTTGTAGATTATACATTAACGGCTAAACAACGACATGGTAGAGATTTTTGTCGCTCTTTATACGTTGTAGAAGATATAAAAGTAGGTGAAATCATTACTGAAAAAAACATGAGGTCGATAAGACCAGGATTTGGAATGCATCCAAAATATTATCAAGAAATACTAGGTAAAAAGGTACAGGTAGATATTGAAAGAGGAACGCCTTTAAGCTTCAATATGCTAGCCGACGGTTTAGCCTAA
- a CDS encoding PIG-L deacetylase family protein produces MLEFLRNKKIMIVVAHPDDELLGLGATMHKLISEYKVQTHVVILGEGITSRSNDRDVDLWKKELATHRENIQNAQKAIGYHSNSIFDFPDNRFDAVALLDIIKVIEKEKESFQPEVIFTHHGGDVNIDHQRTFEAVITSCRPLQDEKVNTIITFETPSGTEWRSPSDPKHFLPNLFFSIAENNLNAKIKGMESYEFERREYPHPRSPEALKIQAQRWGITVGTKFAEAFCLIRSIN; encoded by the coding sequence ATGTTAGAATTTTTAAGAAATAAAAAGATAATGATTGTAGTGGCACATCCGGATGATGAGTTATTAGGACTGGGCGCTACAATGCATAAGTTAATTAGTGAATATAAGGTGCAAACACATGTTGTTATTCTTGGCGAAGGGATTACCTCTCGGTCTAATGATAGAGATGTAGATTTATGGAAAAAAGAGTTAGCAACACATAGAGAAAACATTCAAAATGCTCAAAAAGCAATAGGATATCATAGTAATAGTATTTTTGATTTTCCTGATAACCGGTTCGATGCTGTTGCCTTATTAGATATTATTAAGGTCATAGAAAAAGAAAAAGAAAGTTTTCAACCAGAAGTTATATTCACACATCATGGAGGCGATGTAAATATAGATCATCAGAGAACTTTTGAGGCTGTCATTACTAGTTGCCGACCTTTGCAAGATGAAAAAGTAAATACAATTATTACCTTTGAAACACCTTCTGGTACAGAATGGAGATCCCCTTCAGATCCAAAACATTTTTTACCGAATTTATTTTTTAGTATTGCAGAGAACAACCTAAATGCTAAAATAAAAGGCATGGAAAGCTATGAATTTGAGCGTCGGGAGTATCCGCATCCAAGATCTCCAGAGGCTTTAAAAATTCAGGCGCAAAGATGGGGCATAACAGTCGGTACTAAATTTGCAGAAGCTTTTTGCTTGATAAGATCTATAAATTAA
- a CDS encoding methionyl-tRNA formyltransferase, whose amino-acid sequence MKLTNIIVSEKKWNKDLISKLENQYKNTDWILIDHRDDFTCNFLGKRKIDKIFIPHWSYIIPESIYSNYECIVFHMTDLPFGRGGSPLQNLIVRGHKETQISALRVVKELDAGPIYLKRPLSLTGSATEIFTSANDMIERMILEIIAKDLKPKKQAGEIVTFKRRTPKESNLKEIEDLEKVFDYIRMLDAEGYPHAFLETSALKFEFTNANQNTDEEIITAHVRIFKK is encoded by the coding sequence ATGAAACTAACGAATATTATAGTATCGGAAAAAAAATGGAATAAAGATTTAATTTCTAAGTTAGAAAATCAATATAAGAATACTGACTGGATATTGATTGATCATAGAGATGACTTTACGTGTAATTTTTTAGGTAAACGAAAAATTGATAAAATTTTTATTCCACATTGGTCGTATATCATTCCAGAATCAATATACTCAAATTATGAGTGTATCGTTTTTCATATGACAGATTTGCCTTTTGGCAGAGGCGGAAGTCCACTACAGAATCTAATAGTAAGAGGACATAAAGAAACCCAAATATCAGCATTACGAGTAGTGAAAGAACTAGATGCAGGTCCAATTTATTTAAAAAGACCATTGTCTTTAACAGGAAGTGCTACAGAGATTTTTACAAGCGCTAACGACATGATAGAGCGGATGATTCTAGAAATTATAGCCAAGGATTTAAAACCAAAAAAACAAGCGGGTGAAATAGTCACTTTTAAAAGGCGTACCCCAAAAGAGAGTAACCTTAAAGAAATAGAAGATTTAGAAAAAGTATTTGATTATATAAGAATGTTAGATGCAGAAGGCTATCCTCATGCGTTTTTAGAGACTTCTGCCTTAAAATTTGAATTTACAAATGCGAATCAGAATACAGACGAAGAAATAATTACTGCACATGTTAGAATTTTTAAGAAATAA